In one window of Candidatus Angelobacter sp. DNA:
- a CDS encoding succinate dehydrogenase/fumarate reductase iron-sulfur subunit yields MDLTLRVWRQESPESAGRFETCEARNIIPDMSFLEMLDVVNEELITRGKEPIAFDSDCREGICGACSLVINGVPHGGRKGTTACQLHMRHFQSGDTITIEPWRARAFPVLRDLIVDRSAFDRIMQAGGFVSVSTGGVPDANGIPVSKDASDLAMDAAQCIGCGACVAACKNASAMLFVAAKVSHLGLLPQGKIEKDRRVTNMVRAMDAEGFGNCTVTGSCEAVCPKEISLGFIARMNRDYAVSLLKGEKS; encoded by the coding sequence ATGGACCTCACGCTCAGAGTCTGGCGCCAGGAGAGCCCGGAATCGGCCGGACGCTTCGAAACCTGCGAAGCCAGGAACATCATCCCGGACATGTCGTTCCTGGAAATGCTCGATGTGGTGAACGAGGAACTTATCACGCGAGGCAAGGAACCGATCGCGTTCGATTCCGATTGCCGCGAGGGTATTTGCGGCGCGTGTTCCCTGGTCATCAACGGTGTTCCCCACGGCGGTCGCAAGGGCACCACCGCCTGCCAATTGCACATGCGCCATTTTCAGAGCGGCGACACCATCACCATCGAACCGTGGCGCGCAAGGGCATTTCCTGTTCTGCGGGACCTCATTGTGGATCGCAGCGCCTTCGATCGCATCATGCAGGCCGGCGGGTTCGTGTCCGTCTCAACCGGCGGTGTGCCGGATGCCAATGGGATTCCCGTTTCCAAGGACGCTTCCGACCTCGCGATGGACGCCGCGCAATGCATTGGTTGCGGCGCCTGCGTTGCCGCGTGCAAGAATGCCAGTGCGATGCTGTTTGTGGCCGCGAAAGTCTCCCATCTCGGCCTGCTTCCGCAGGGAAAGATCGAAAAAGACCGGCGCGTGACGAACATGGTCCGGGCGATGGACGCGGAAGGTTTCGGCAACTGCACGGTCACCGGATCATGTGAAGCCGTTTGCCCGAAGGAAATCAGCCTTGGTTTCATCGCCCGCATGAATCGGGACTATGCCGTGTCGCTGCTGAAAGGGGAAAAAAGCTGA